From Papilio machaon chromosome 2, ilPapMach1.1, whole genome shotgun sequence, the proteins below share one genomic window:
- the LOC106714161 gene encoding uncharacterized protein LOC106714161, whose translation MKFLVLTLLVATAFASPAHRFVQPGAAGPAPVIMPEGEPISIGPAIVHPDISGGPAFVDDFEPIAIGPAIINDPIAPAPTKPVVQIIININEQGQVVGSPVVVKPEEGPAPVAVVDDAAEPVIVVDAPPAVIGNPVIPAPVITLPEDLN comes from the coding sequence atgaaattcctGGTACTTACACTCCTTGTGGCCACGGCATTCGCCAGCCCGGCACACCGCTTTGTCCAACCCGGTGCGGCTGGCCCTGCACCCGTCATCATGCCGGAGGGCGAACCCATCTCAATCGGACCCGCTATCGTCCACCCCGATATCAGCGGCGGTCCCGCCTTCGTCGATGACTTCGAACCGATCGCGATCGGACCAGCAATCATCAATGATCCCATTGCACCAGCTCCAACTAAACCTGtagttcaaattattattaatataaacgaACAAGGACAAGTTGTCGGTTCTCCTGTTGTTGTGAAACCTGAGGAAGGGCCTGCACCAGTTGCTGTTGTGGATGATGCGGCCGAGCCCGTGATTGTTGTTGACGCTCCTCCCGCGGTGATCGGCAACCCGGTCATCCCTGCGCCCGTCATCACCCTGCCAGAGGAcctcaattaa